Proteins co-encoded in one Syngnathoides biaculeatus isolate LvHL_M chromosome 22, ASM1980259v1, whole genome shotgun sequence genomic window:
- the LOC133495615 gene encoding serine/threonine-protein kinase tousled-like 2 isoform X1, translated as MEGLHSQALSLDPRRQELLEARFTGVGVAKINSESSSQSLCSVGSLSDKEVETLEKKGEHRSRKRKGDACDTNHPGKLRGHRTSDYFEFAGNSGSGASPARGIPVLVRCSSSQHSLSNPSFQQSSPSSAGSAHTDSSSCSSVKMAPAHLCSHKATQSELTLLKLTALEKSKNSDLEKKEGRIDDLLRANCDLRRQVEEQQKMMERYKERLNKCVTMSKKLLIEKSKHEKRTCRDKSMQDRLRLGHFTTVRHGASFTEQWADGIAFQNLVKQQERINSQREDIERQRKLLGKRKPPPVAQMQPPSTEHHKRKSRSNGQENEALSLAEYHEQEEIFKLRIGHLKKEEAEIQTELERLERVRNLHIRELKRIHNEDNSQFKDHPTLNDRYLLLYLLGRGGFSEVYKAFDLTEQRYVAVKIHQLNKNWREEKKQNYHKHACREYRIHKELDHPRIVKLYDYFSLDTDSFCTVLEYCEGNDLDFYLKQNKLMTEKEGRSVVMQIVNALKYLNQIRPPIIHYDLKPGNILLVNGSACGEIKITDFGLSKIMDDDSYSSADGMELTSQGAGTYWYLPPECFVVGKEPPKISNKVDVWSLGVIFYQSLYGRKPFGHNQSQQDILQENTILKATEVQFPPKPVVTPEAKTFIRRCLAYHKEDRVDVLQLSREPYLMPAIRKTLGGGAAGGNAGVPSAAPPIPSTSSCYGNSASN; from the exons ATGGAAGGACTTCACAGCCAGGCTCTAAGCTTAGACCCTCGCAGGCAGGAATTGCTCGAAGCTCGGTTCACTGGAGTTGGCGTGGCCAAG ATCAACAGTGAATCATCCAGCCAGTCTCTTTGTAGTGTGGGGTCCCTCAGCGACAAGGAAGTCgag ACACTGGAGAAGAAGGGCGAGCACCGAAGCAGGAAGAGAAAAGGAGACGCGTGTGACACCAACCATCCGG GAAAGTTACGCGGACACAGAACGAGTGATTATTTTGAG TTTGCCGGCAACAGCGGTTCCGGCGCCAGTCCGGCTCGCGGCATCCCCGTGCTGGTGCGCTGTTCCTCCTCCCAGCACTCGCTGTCTAATCCATCG TTCCAGCAGAGCAGTCCTTCGTCGGCCGGCTCGGCCCACACCGACTCTTCGTCGTGCAGCTCCGTCAAGATGGCACCCGCGCACTTGTGCTCCCACAAAGCCACCCAG TCCGAGCTAACGCTGCTGAAGCTGACCGCACTGGAGAAGAGCAAGAACTCCGACCTGGAGAAAAAAGAGGGGAGGATCGATGACCTGCTGAGG GCTAACTGCGACCTCCGACGCCAGGTGGAAGAGCAGCAGAAGATGATGGAGCGCTACAAGGAGCGCCTCAACAAGTGCGTCACCATGAGCAAGAAGCTCCTCATTGAAAAG TCAAAGCATGAGAAGAGGACGTGCAGGGACAAGAGCATGCAGGATCGTCTGCGTCTGGGCCACTTCACCACAGTCCGCCACGGCGCCTCCTTCACCGAGCAGTGGGCCGACGGAATCGCCTTCCAGAACCTCGTCAA GCAACAAGAGCGCATCAACTCGCAGCGCGAGGACATCGAGAGGCAGAGGAAGctgctggggaaaaggaagccGCCCCCCGTGGCCCAGATGCAGCCGCCCAGCACTGAGCACCACAAACGAAAGAGCAGGAGCAATGGTCAGGAGAATGAAGc GCTGTCACTTGCAGAGTATCATGAGCAAGAGGAGATATTCAAACTCCGGATTGGTCATCTTAAAAAG GAAGAGGCGGAGATCCAGACGGAACTGGAGCGGTTGGAGCGGGTCCGGAATCTGCACATCCGGGAGCTGAAGAGAATCCACAATGAAGACAATTCGCA ATTCAAAGACCACCCAACGCTGAACGACAGATATCTACTCTTATATTTACTTGGAAGAGGTGGCTTCAGTGAAGTTTACAAG GCTTTTGATTTAACGGAGCAAAGGTATGTGGCTGTTAAAATCCACCAGCTCAACAAGAACTGGCGagaggagaagaagcagaacTACCACAA GCACGCCTGTCGAGAGTACAGAATCCACAAAGAACTGGATCACCCTCGGATAGTCAAACTCTACGACTACTTCTCGCTTGACACTGACTC GTTCTGCACTGTTCTGGAGTACTGCGAGGGAAACGACCTGGACTTCTACTTGAAGCAAAACAAGCTGATGACGGAGAAGGAGGGCCGCTCCGTTGTCATGCAGATCGTCAATGCGCTCAAGTACCTCAATCAGATCCGGCCGCCCATCATCCACTATGACCTCAAACCAG gAAACATCCTGTTGGTGAACGGCTCTGCTTGTGGTGAGATTAAGATCACCGACTTCGGCCTGTCGAAGATCATGGACGATGACAGCTACAGTTCAGCGGATGGCATGGAGCTGACCTCGCAGGGGGCGGGGACCTACTG GTACCTTCCTCCGGAGTGCTTTGTGGTTGGCAAGGAGCCTCCCAAGATATCCAACAAAGTCGATGTTTGGTCACTTGGGGTCATCTTCTATCAGAGCTTATATGGACGCAAG CCATTTGGTCATAACCAATCCCAGCAGGACATCCTCCAAGAGAACACCATACTCAAAGCTACCGAGGTGCAATTCCCCCCAAAACCTGTCGTCACCCCAGAAGCAAAG ACTTTTATCCGTCGCTGCCTGGCTTATCACAAGGAGGACCGCGTGGACGTGCTCCAGTTGTCACGGGAACCTTACCTAATGCCCGCCATCCGAAAGACTCTCGGCGGCGGCGCGGCCGGCGGAAACGCCGGCGTACCTTCCGCCGCCCCCCCTATCCCTTCCACCTCCAGCTGCTACGGCAACAGCGCCTCCAACTGA
- the LOC133495615 gene encoding serine/threonine-protein kinase tousled-like 2 isoform X2 → MEGLHSQALSLDPRRQELLEARFTGVGVAKINSESSSQSLCSVGSLSDKEVETLEKKGEHRSRKRKGDACDTNHPGKLRGHRTSDYFEFQQSSPSSAGSAHTDSSSCSSVKMAPAHLCSHKATQSELTLLKLTALEKSKNSDLEKKEGRIDDLLRANCDLRRQVEEQQKMMERYKERLNKCVTMSKKLLIEKSKHEKRTCRDKSMQDRLRLGHFTTVRHGASFTEQWADGIAFQNLVKQQERINSQREDIERQRKLLGKRKPPPVAQMQPPSTEHHKRKSRSNGQENEALSLAEYHEQEEIFKLRIGHLKKEEAEIQTELERLERVRNLHIRELKRIHNEDNSQFKDHPTLNDRYLLLYLLGRGGFSEVYKAFDLTEQRYVAVKIHQLNKNWREEKKQNYHKHACREYRIHKELDHPRIVKLYDYFSLDTDSFCTVLEYCEGNDLDFYLKQNKLMTEKEGRSVVMQIVNALKYLNQIRPPIIHYDLKPGNILLVNGSACGEIKITDFGLSKIMDDDSYSSADGMELTSQGAGTYWYLPPECFVVGKEPPKISNKVDVWSLGVIFYQSLYGRKPFGHNQSQQDILQENTILKATEVQFPPKPVVTPEAKTFIRRCLAYHKEDRVDVLQLSREPYLMPAIRKTLGGGAAGGNAGVPSAAPPIPSTSSCYGNSASN, encoded by the exons ATGGAAGGACTTCACAGCCAGGCTCTAAGCTTAGACCCTCGCAGGCAGGAATTGCTCGAAGCTCGGTTCACTGGAGTTGGCGTGGCCAAG ATCAACAGTGAATCATCCAGCCAGTCTCTTTGTAGTGTGGGGTCCCTCAGCGACAAGGAAGTCgag ACACTGGAGAAGAAGGGCGAGCACCGAAGCAGGAAGAGAAAAGGAGACGCGTGTGACACCAACCATCCGG GAAAGTTACGCGGACACAGAACGAGTGATTATTTTGAG TTCCAGCAGAGCAGTCCTTCGTCGGCCGGCTCGGCCCACACCGACTCTTCGTCGTGCAGCTCCGTCAAGATGGCACCCGCGCACTTGTGCTCCCACAAAGCCACCCAG TCCGAGCTAACGCTGCTGAAGCTGACCGCACTGGAGAAGAGCAAGAACTCCGACCTGGAGAAAAAAGAGGGGAGGATCGATGACCTGCTGAGG GCTAACTGCGACCTCCGACGCCAGGTGGAAGAGCAGCAGAAGATGATGGAGCGCTACAAGGAGCGCCTCAACAAGTGCGTCACCATGAGCAAGAAGCTCCTCATTGAAAAG TCAAAGCATGAGAAGAGGACGTGCAGGGACAAGAGCATGCAGGATCGTCTGCGTCTGGGCCACTTCACCACAGTCCGCCACGGCGCCTCCTTCACCGAGCAGTGGGCCGACGGAATCGCCTTCCAGAACCTCGTCAA GCAACAAGAGCGCATCAACTCGCAGCGCGAGGACATCGAGAGGCAGAGGAAGctgctggggaaaaggaagccGCCCCCCGTGGCCCAGATGCAGCCGCCCAGCACTGAGCACCACAAACGAAAGAGCAGGAGCAATGGTCAGGAGAATGAAGc GCTGTCACTTGCAGAGTATCATGAGCAAGAGGAGATATTCAAACTCCGGATTGGTCATCTTAAAAAG GAAGAGGCGGAGATCCAGACGGAACTGGAGCGGTTGGAGCGGGTCCGGAATCTGCACATCCGGGAGCTGAAGAGAATCCACAATGAAGACAATTCGCA ATTCAAAGACCACCCAACGCTGAACGACAGATATCTACTCTTATATTTACTTGGAAGAGGTGGCTTCAGTGAAGTTTACAAG GCTTTTGATTTAACGGAGCAAAGGTATGTGGCTGTTAAAATCCACCAGCTCAACAAGAACTGGCGagaggagaagaagcagaacTACCACAA GCACGCCTGTCGAGAGTACAGAATCCACAAAGAACTGGATCACCCTCGGATAGTCAAACTCTACGACTACTTCTCGCTTGACACTGACTC GTTCTGCACTGTTCTGGAGTACTGCGAGGGAAACGACCTGGACTTCTACTTGAAGCAAAACAAGCTGATGACGGAGAAGGAGGGCCGCTCCGTTGTCATGCAGATCGTCAATGCGCTCAAGTACCTCAATCAGATCCGGCCGCCCATCATCCACTATGACCTCAAACCAG gAAACATCCTGTTGGTGAACGGCTCTGCTTGTGGTGAGATTAAGATCACCGACTTCGGCCTGTCGAAGATCATGGACGATGACAGCTACAGTTCAGCGGATGGCATGGAGCTGACCTCGCAGGGGGCGGGGACCTACTG GTACCTTCCTCCGGAGTGCTTTGTGGTTGGCAAGGAGCCTCCCAAGATATCCAACAAAGTCGATGTTTGGTCACTTGGGGTCATCTTCTATCAGAGCTTATATGGACGCAAG CCATTTGGTCATAACCAATCCCAGCAGGACATCCTCCAAGAGAACACCATACTCAAAGCTACCGAGGTGCAATTCCCCCCAAAACCTGTCGTCACCCCAGAAGCAAAG ACTTTTATCCGTCGCTGCCTGGCTTATCACAAGGAGGACCGCGTGGACGTGCTCCAGTTGTCACGGGAACCTTACCTAATGCCCGCCATCCGAAAGACTCTCGGCGGCGGCGCGGCCGGCGGAAACGCCGGCGTACCTTCCGCCGCCCCCCCTATCCCTTCCACCTCCAGCTGCTACGGCAACAGCGCCTCCAACTGA
- the becn1 gene encoding beclin-1 isoform X1, whose product MEGSKTSSTTMQVSFVCQRCCQPLKLDTSFNVLDRVTIHELIAPLVTVTPSKQSDCGEGDTTTEETFVENKQDGVSRKYIPPARRMMSTESANSFTLLGDAPDGGTMENLSRRLKVTSDLFDIMSGQTDVDHPLCEECTDTLLDHLDTQLNITENECQNYKQCLELLSQLQVEDEETLLEELQHLKEEEAALVHQLEAVEEQRAAVAQELTQSRAQAQQLETEELQYQKEYSEFKRQQLELDDELKSVDNQMRYCQIQLDRLKKTNVFNATFHIWHSGQFGTINNFRLGRLPSVPVEWNEINAAWGQTVLLLHALANKMGLRFQRYRLVPYGNHSYLESLTDKSKELPLYCSGGLRFFWDNKFDHAMVAFLDCVQQFKDEVEKGDTGFCLPYRMDVEKGKIEDTGGSGGSYSIKTQFNSEEQWTKALKFMLTNLKWGLAWVTSQFYNR is encoded by the exons ATGGAGGGCTCCAAGACTTCGAGCACCACGATGCAGGTTAGCTTCGTTTGTCAGCGGTGTTGCCAGCCTCTCAAGTTGGACACGTCCTTCAATGTATTGGATCGGGTCACGATCCACGAACTGATTG CTCCTTTGGTTACTGTCACACCAAGCAAACAGTCAGATTGCGGCGAAGGAGACACTACAACAGAG GAGACCTTTGTGGAAAACAAGCAAGATGGCGTGTCGAGAAAATACATCCCACCTGCACG CAGGATGATGTCTACGGAGAGCGCCAACAGCTTCACACTGCTCGGGGACGCTCCTGACGGAGGCACCATGGAAAATCTAAGCCGCAGACTCAAG GTGACCAGCGACCTGTTTGACATCATGTCCGGTCAGACCGATGTGGACCACCCGCTGTGTGAGGAATGTACTGACACTCTGTTGGACCACCTGGACACACAGCTCAACATCACCGAGAATGAATGTCAGAATTACAA GCAGTGTCTGGAGCTCCTGTCGCAGCTGCAAGTGGAGGATGAGGAGACGCTGCTGGAGGAGCTGCAGCACCTCAAGGAGGAAGAGGCGGCCCTGGTGCACCAGCTGGAGGCTGTCGAGGAGCAGCGGGCCGCCGTGGCCCAGGAACTGACGCAGAGCCGGGCCCAGGCCCAGCAGCTGGAGACGGAGGAGTTGCA GTACCAGAAGGAGTACAGCGAGTTCAAACGTCAACAGCTGGAGCTGGACGACGAACTGAAGAGTGTGGACAACCAGATGCGTTATTGCCAGATTCAACTGGATCGGCTCAAGAAGACCAACGTCTTCAATGCCACCTTTCACATCTG GCACAGCGGGCAGTTCGGCACCATCAACAACTTCCGTTTGGGTCGACTTCCCAGTGTGCCCGTGGAGTGGAATGAGATCAACGCGGCCTGGGGACAGACGGTGCTGCTGCTGCACGCGCTGGCCAACAAGATGGGGCTGCGCTTTCAGAG ATATCGCCTCGTGCCCTACGGAAATCATTCCTATCTGGAGTCCCTGACCGATAAGTCAAAG GAACTTCCACTGTACTGTTCGGGTGGCCTGAGGTTCTTCTGGGACAACAAGTTTGACCACGCCATGGTGGCTTTCCTGGACTGCGTGCAGCAGTTCAAGGATGAGGTGGAAAAAGGCGACACCGGCTTCTGTCTCCCGTACAG GATGGACGTGGAGAAGGGCAAGATCGAGGACACGGGCGGCAGTGGCGGCTCGTACTCCATCAAGACTCAGTTCAACTCAGAGGAGCAGTGGACCAAGGCGCTCAAATTCATGCTCACCAACCTCAAATGGGGGCTGGCCTGGGTCACCTCGCAGTTCTACAACAGATAA
- the becn1 gene encoding beclin-1 isoform X2, translated as MEGSKTSSTTMQVSFVCQRCCQPLKLDTSFNVLDRVTIHELIAPLVTVTPSKQSDCGEGDTTTEETFVENKQDGVSRKYIPPARMMSTESANSFTLLGDAPDGGTMENLSRRLKVTSDLFDIMSGQTDVDHPLCEECTDTLLDHLDTQLNITENECQNYKQCLELLSQLQVEDEETLLEELQHLKEEEAALVHQLEAVEEQRAAVAQELTQSRAQAQQLETEELQYQKEYSEFKRQQLELDDELKSVDNQMRYCQIQLDRLKKTNVFNATFHIWHSGQFGTINNFRLGRLPSVPVEWNEINAAWGQTVLLLHALANKMGLRFQRYRLVPYGNHSYLESLTDKSKELPLYCSGGLRFFWDNKFDHAMVAFLDCVQQFKDEVEKGDTGFCLPYRMDVEKGKIEDTGGSGGSYSIKTQFNSEEQWTKALKFMLTNLKWGLAWVTSQFYNR; from the exons ATGGAGGGCTCCAAGACTTCGAGCACCACGATGCAGGTTAGCTTCGTTTGTCAGCGGTGTTGCCAGCCTCTCAAGTTGGACACGTCCTTCAATGTATTGGATCGGGTCACGATCCACGAACTGATTG CTCCTTTGGTTACTGTCACACCAAGCAAACAGTCAGATTGCGGCGAAGGAGACACTACAACAGAG GAGACCTTTGTGGAAAACAAGCAAGATGGCGTGTCGAGAAAATACATCCCACCTGCACG GATGATGTCTACGGAGAGCGCCAACAGCTTCACACTGCTCGGGGACGCTCCTGACGGAGGCACCATGGAAAATCTAAGCCGCAGACTCAAG GTGACCAGCGACCTGTTTGACATCATGTCCGGTCAGACCGATGTGGACCACCCGCTGTGTGAGGAATGTACTGACACTCTGTTGGACCACCTGGACACACAGCTCAACATCACCGAGAATGAATGTCAGAATTACAA GCAGTGTCTGGAGCTCCTGTCGCAGCTGCAAGTGGAGGATGAGGAGACGCTGCTGGAGGAGCTGCAGCACCTCAAGGAGGAAGAGGCGGCCCTGGTGCACCAGCTGGAGGCTGTCGAGGAGCAGCGGGCCGCCGTGGCCCAGGAACTGACGCAGAGCCGGGCCCAGGCCCAGCAGCTGGAGACGGAGGAGTTGCA GTACCAGAAGGAGTACAGCGAGTTCAAACGTCAACAGCTGGAGCTGGACGACGAACTGAAGAGTGTGGACAACCAGATGCGTTATTGCCAGATTCAACTGGATCGGCTCAAGAAGACCAACGTCTTCAATGCCACCTTTCACATCTG GCACAGCGGGCAGTTCGGCACCATCAACAACTTCCGTTTGGGTCGACTTCCCAGTGTGCCCGTGGAGTGGAATGAGATCAACGCGGCCTGGGGACAGACGGTGCTGCTGCTGCACGCGCTGGCCAACAAGATGGGGCTGCGCTTTCAGAG ATATCGCCTCGTGCCCTACGGAAATCATTCCTATCTGGAGTCCCTGACCGATAAGTCAAAG GAACTTCCACTGTACTGTTCGGGTGGCCTGAGGTTCTTCTGGGACAACAAGTTTGACCACGCCATGGTGGCTTTCCTGGACTGCGTGCAGCAGTTCAAGGATGAGGTGGAAAAAGGCGACACCGGCTTCTGTCTCCCGTACAG GATGGACGTGGAGAAGGGCAAGATCGAGGACACGGGCGGCAGTGGCGGCTCGTACTCCATCAAGACTCAGTTCAACTCAGAGGAGCAGTGGACCAAGGCGCTCAAATTCATGCTCACCAACCTCAAATGGGGGCTGGCCTGGGTCACCTCGCAGTTCTACAACAGATAA